In uncultured Bacteroides sp., one genomic interval encodes:
- a CDS encoding peptide chain release factor 3 — MLDEIKRRRTFAIISHPDAGKTTLTEKLLLFGGQIQVAGAVKSNKIKKTATSDWMEIEKQRGISVTTSVMEFDYRDYKVNILDTPGHQDFAEDTFRTLTAVDSVIIVVDGAKGVEAQTRKLMEVCRMRNTPVIVFINKMDREGRDPFDLLDEIESELQIRVRPLSWPIEQGARFKGVYNIYEQKLDLYQPSKQVVTEKVEVSIDSEDLDKNIGKPLADKLRTDLELIDGVYPDFDINEYLSADIAPVFFGSALNNFGVQELLDCFVEIAPSPRPVVAEERTVEPEEEKFTGFIFKITANIDPNHRSCVAFCKVCSGKFVRNAPYKHIRHGKTMRFSSPTQFMAQKKSTIDEAYPGDIIGLPDTGNFKIGDTLTEGEELHFKGLPSFSPEMFKYIENADPMKTKQLNKGVDQLMDEGVAQLFVNQFNGRKIIGTVGQLQFEVIQYRLLNEYNAACRWEPLSLYKACWVESDNKEELEAFKKRKYQFMAKDREGRDVFLADSNYVLQMAQMDFKSIKFHFTSEF; from the coding sequence ATGCTTGACGAAATAAAAAGAAGGCGTACTTTCGCTATTATCTCTCACCCGGATGCGGGTAAAACTACATTAACGGAAAAGCTTCTTCTGTTTGGAGGGCAAATTCAGGTTGCAGGGGCTGTGAAGTCTAATAAGATTAAGAAAACAGCTACTTCCGACTGGATGGAGATTGAAAAACAACGTGGTATCTCTGTAACCACTTCTGTGATGGAGTTTGATTACCGCGACTATAAAGTGAATATTCTGGATACTCCGGGTCACCAGGATTTTGCTGAAGATACATTCCGTACGCTGACTGCTGTAGATAGTGTAATTATTGTTGTTGACGGTGCAAAGGGTGTTGAGGCTCAGACTCGTAAATTGATGGAGGTCTGCCGCATGAGAAACACTCCGGTAATTGTCTTTATAAATAAAATGGACCGTGAAGGACGCGATCCTTTTGATTTGCTGGATGAAATAGAATCTGAATTACAAATCAGAGTTCGCCCATTAAGCTGGCCTATTGAACAAGGTGCTCGTTTTAAAGGTGTTTATAATATATACGAACAAAAGCTTGATCTTTATCAACCAAGTAAGCAGGTTGTTACTGAAAAGGTAGAGGTTAGTATTGATAGTGAAGATCTAGATAAAAATATAGGTAAACCTCTGGCAGATAAACTTCGTACAGACCTGGAACTGATTGATGGAGTATACCCGGATTTTGATATCAACGAATATCTTAGTGCTGACATAGCTCCAGTCTTTTTTGGTTCTGCCCTTAATAATTTCGGGGTACAGGAATTGCTCGATTGCTTTGTAGAAATAGCTCCATCGCCTCGTCCGGTAGTAGCTGAAGAGAGAACAGTAGAACCTGAAGAAGAAAAGTTCACAGGTTTTATTTTTAAGATTACAGCTAATATTGATCCTAATCACCGTTCTTGTGTAGCTTTTTGTAAAGTATGCTCAGGAAAGTTTGTGCGCAACGCACCTTATAAACATATCCGTCATGGAAAAACCATGCGTTTCTCTTCGCCAACACAATTTATGGCTCAGAAGAAAAGTACAATTGATGAGGCTTATCCTGGCGATATTATCGGTTTACCGGATACAGGTAACTTTAAAATCGGTGATACTTTAACAGAAGGAGAAGAACTACACTTCAAAGGCTTGCCTAGCTTCTCTCCTGAAATGTTTAAGTATATTGAGAATGCTGATCCAATGAAAACTAAACAGCTCAATAAGGGTGTTGATCAGTTAATGGATGAAGGTGTTGCTCAGTTGTTTGTTAATCAGTTCAATGGTCGCAAGATTATTGGTACGGTAGGACAGTTGCAGTTTGAAGTAATACAATACCGTTTGCTGAACGAATACAATGCGGCTTGTCGTTGGGAACCATTAAGCCTTTATAAAGCATGTTGGGTAGAAAGCGATAACAAAGAAGAACTAGAAGCTTTCAAAAAACGTAAATATCAGTTCATGGCTAAGGATAGAGAAGGCAGAGATGTTTTCCTTGCCGATAGTAACTACGTACTTCAGATGGCGCAAATGGACTTTAAGAGTATTAAGTTCCATTTCACTAGTGAGTTTTAA
- a CDS encoding DUF4924 family protein, translating to MFIAQKLKQTNIAEYLIYMWQIEDIIRAAGCDIDLLKSSFISQYQIDEEEKVKLTQWYDDLIGMMRVEGVIEKGHLQINKNVIISLTDLHLQLLRSPKEPFYGAAYYKALPFIVELRNKNKNTEESEIETCFEALYGVMLLKLQKKEITPETSKAIETISKFLSLLSNYYEKDRNGELKLDD from the coding sequence ATGTTTATTGCACAAAAACTTAAGCAAACCAATATTGCTGAATACCTTATATACATGTGGCAGATAGAAGATATTATTCGCGCTGCCGGATGTGATATCGATCTGTTGAAATCAAGCTTTATCAGCCAGTACCAGATAGATGAAGAGGAAAAAGTTAAGTTGACTCAATGGTACGATGATTTAATAGGCATGATGCGTGTTGAAGGTGTAATAGAAAAAGGGCATCTGCAGATAAATAAGAATGTAATTATTTCATTAACAGATTTGCATTTACAATTATTACGTTCACCTAAAGAACCTTTTTATGGTGCGGCGTATTATAAAGCTTTGCCTTTTATAGTGGAATTGCGTAATAAGAATAAGAATACAGAAGAGTCTGAAATAGAAACCTGTTTTGAAGCGCTATATGGCGTTATGTTACTGAAGCTTCAAAAAAAAGAAATTACTCCTGAAACAAGTAAAGCAATAGAAACAATATCGAAGTTTCTTTCGTTATTGTCAAACTACTATGAAAAGGATAGAAACGGAGAATTAAAATTAGACGATTAG
- the purL gene encoding phosphoribosylformylglycinamidine synthase: MILFFRTPSQSVVAVEADHEFSSEDIKKLSWLLGEANVENEDQLQGYFVGPRKEMITPWSTNAVEITQNMGIEGILRIEEYFPVEDENADRDPMLQRMYKGLNQNVFTTNREPEAIIYIDDLAAYNEKEGLALSQEEMDYLINMEKSMGRKLTDSEVFGFAQINSEHCRHKIFGGTFVIDGKEMESSLFQMIKKTTAENPNKIISAYKDNVAFAEGPVVEQFAPADHSTSDYFQIKDIKTVISLKAETHNFPTTVEPFNGASTGTGGEIRDRMGGGKGSLPIAGTAVYMTSYPRTEEGREWEELLPVREWLYQTPEQILIKASNGASDFGNKFGQPLICGSVLTFEHEENNVRYGYDKVIMLAGGVGYGTKRDCLKGKPETGNKVVVLGGDNYRIGLGGGSVSSVDTGRYSSGIELNAVQRANAEMQKRANNVVRALCEEDENPIVSIHDHGSAGHVNCLSELVEENGGVIHMDKLPIGDKTLSAKEIIANESQERMGLLIKEEAIEHVRKIAERERAPMYVVGETTGDGRFAFEQADGVRPFDLSVDQMFGSSPKTYMIDKTVDTHYENAAYNIDNLDEYLTRVLQLEAVACKDWLTNKVDRSVTGKVARQQCQGEIQLPLSDCGVVALDYRGEKGIATSIGHAPQAALADPAAGSVLAVSEALTNLVWAPLVDGMDSISLSANWMWPCRSMEGEDARLYTAVKALSDFCCGLQINVPTGKDSLSMTQKYPDGSKVVSPGTVIVSAGAEVSNIKKVVSPVLVNDPKSYLYHIDFSFDALKLGGSAFAQSLNKVGDDVPCVQDVEYFRDAFLAVQELVNKGLIMAGHDISAGGLITTLLEMCFANMEGGLEVNLDKMKETDLVKILFAENPGIVIQIKHKAEVEKILEDAGVGFIMIAKPTDERHILVSKDDATYQFGIDYMRDVWYSSSYLLDRKQSMNGCAKARFENYKMQPIEFAFNKEFKGKLSQYGISPDRRTPSGIKAAIIREKGTNGEREMAYSLYLAGFDVKDVTMTDLISGRETLEDLNMIVFCGGFSNSDVLGSAKGWAGGFLFNEKAKAALDKFFARKDTLSLGICNGCQLMIELGLINPEHEKKAKMLHNSSHKFESCFVGVTIPTNRSVMFNSLSGSKLGIWVAHGEGKFSLPYEEDKYNVVATYSYDEYPGNPNGSDYSVAALASEDGRHLAMMPHLERAIFPWQNAYYPADRINSDQITPWMEAFVNARKWVEEHK, translated from the coding sequence ATGATTCTTTTTTTCAGAACCCCTTCTCAGAGCGTGGTGGCCGTAGAAGCCGACCATGAATTCTCTTCTGAGGATATCAAAAAACTCAGTTGGCTTTTAGGTGAAGCAAATGTGGAAAACGAAGACCAGTTACAAGGTTATTTTGTTGGCCCTCGTAAGGAAATGATTACTCCTTGGAGCACAAATGCCGTAGAAATTACTCAGAACATGGGTATTGAAGGTATTCTCCGGATTGAAGAATACTTCCCTGTAGAAGATGAAAACGCAGACCGCGATCCAATGCTGCAACGCATGTACAAAGGTTTGAATCAGAATGTATTTACAACCAATCGTGAGCCTGAAGCTATCATTTACATTGATGATTTAGCTGCTTACAATGAAAAAGAAGGTCTGGCTCTTTCTCAGGAAGAAATGGATTATCTTATCAACATGGAGAAATCCATGGGACGTAAGCTTACGGATTCTGAAGTTTTCGGTTTTGCACAGATTAACTCAGAGCACTGCCGCCACAAAATCTTCGGTGGAACTTTTGTTATCGACGGTAAAGAGATGGAATCGTCACTTTTCCAGATGATTAAAAAGACTACTGCCGAGAATCCTAATAAGATTATCTCGGCATACAAAGATAATGTAGCCTTTGCTGAAGGTCCGGTTGTTGAGCAATTCGCTCCGGCTGATCACTCAACTTCTGATTATTTCCAGATTAAAGATATTAAAACAGTCATTTCTCTAAAGGCTGAAACTCATAACTTCCCAACTACTGTTGAACCTTTCAACGGTGCTTCTACCGGAACTGGTGGTGAAATTCGCGACCGTATGGGTGGAGGAAAAGGTTCTTTGCCTATTGCAGGAACTGCTGTATATATGACTTCTTACCCTCGTACCGAGGAAGGACGTGAATGGGAAGAACTTCTTCCGGTTCGCGAATGGTTATACCAGACTCCAGAACAGATTCTTATTAAAGCTTCAAACGGTGCTTCCGACTTTGGAAACAAGTTTGGTCAGCCACTTATCTGTGGATCTGTACTTACTTTCGAGCACGAAGAAAACAATGTTCGTTACGGATACGACAAAGTTATCATGCTTGCCGGTGGTGTAGGCTATGGAACAAAACGCGATTGCCTGAAAGGTAAACCCGAAACTGGTAATAAAGTAGTTGTTCTTGGTGGTGATAATTACCGCATTGGTTTAGGTGGTGGTTCTGTTTCTTCTGTAGATACTGGACGTTACTCAAGCGGTATTGAACTTAACGCCGTTCAACGTGCAAATGCGGAAATGCAGAAACGTGCCAACAACGTGGTTCGTGCTCTTTGCGAAGAAGATGAAAACCCAATTGTATCAATCCACGACCACGGTTCTGCCGGACACGTAAACTGTCTTTCAGAATTAGTTGAAGAAAACGGTGGAGTAATTCACATGGATAAACTTCCTATCGGCGACAAGACTTTATCTGCAAAAGAAATTATTGCAAATGAATCTCAGGAACGTATGGGATTATTAATAAAGGAAGAAGCTATCGAACATGTTCGTAAGATTGCCGAACGTGAACGTGCCCCAATGTATGTTGTAGGTGAAACCACCGGCGACGGACGCTTCGCTTTTGAACAGGCTGACGGTGTTCGTCCATTCGACTTATCAGTTGATCAGATGTTCGGAAGTTCTCCTAAGACTTACATGATAGATAAGACTGTTGATACTCATTACGAGAATGCAGCTTACAACATAGATAATCTTGATGAATATCTTACTCGTGTACTTCAACTTGAAGCTGTAGCATGTAAGGACTGGTTGACTAACAAGGTTGACCGTTCTGTAACTGGTAAGGTTGCACGTCAGCAATGCCAGGGAGAAATTCAATTGCCACTGAGCGACTGTGGTGTTGTAGCTCTTGATTACAGAGGAGAAAAAGGTATTGCAACTTCAATTGGTCATGCACCTCAGGCTGCTTTAGCCGATCCTGCTGCCGGTTCCGTTCTTGCTGTATCCGAAGCTCTTACCAATCTTGTGTGGGCTCCTCTTGTAGATGGTATGGATAGTATTTCTTTATCTGCCAACTGGATGTGGCCTTGCCGCTCAATGGAAGGTGAAGATGCACGTCTTTACACTGCAGTAAAAGCATTGTCTGATTTCTGCTGCGGTTTACAAATCAATGTACCTACAGGTAAGGACTCTTTGTCAATGACTCAGAAATACCCAGACGGAAGTAAAGTTGTTTCTCCGGGAACAGTTATCGTTTCTGCCGGAGCAGAGGTTTCTAACATCAAGAAAGTAGTTTCTCCAGTATTGGTAAACGATCCGAAAAGTTATTTATACCATATAGACTTCAGTTTCGATGCTTTGAAACTTGGAGGTTCGGCATTTGCTCAATCACTCAATAAAGTGGGCGACGATGTGCCATGTGTACAAGATGTAGAATACTTCCGCGATGCATTCCTTGCAGTTCAGGAATTAGTAAACAAAGGATTAATCATGGCCGGACACGATATCTCTGCCGGTGGTTTAATCACTACTTTACTTGAAATGTGCTTCGCAAATATGGAAGGTGGTCTTGAAGTTAATCTGGATAAGATGAAAGAAACAGACTTGGTTAAGATCTTGTTTGCAGAAAATCCGGGTATTGTTATTCAGATAAAACACAAAGCTGAAGTAGAAAAGATTCTTGAAGATGCAGGTGTTGGCTTTATCATGATTGCAAAACCAACCGACGAACGTCATATTCTTGTTTCAAAAGATGATGCTACTTACCAGTTTGGTATTGATTATATGCGCGATGTATGGTATTCTTCTTCATACTTGCTCGACAGAAAACAATCTATGAACGGTTGTGCTAAAGCTCGTTTCGAGAACTACAAGATGCAACCAATAGAGTTCGCATTCAATAAAGAATTCAAAGGCAAACTTTCTCAATATGGTATCTCTCCTGATCGCCGCACTCCTAGTGGAATAAAGGCAGCTATCATCCGTGAAAAAGGAACCAACGGTGAGCGTGAAATGGCTTACTCATTGTATCTTGCCGGATTTGATGTAAAGGACGTAACCATGACCGACCTTATCAGTGGCCGCGAAACATTGGAAGACCTTAACATGATTGTATTCTGCGGTGGTTTCTCAAACTCAGACGTACTTGGTTCTGCCAAAGGATGGGCCGGAGGATTCTTATTCAACGAAAAAGCAAAAGCTGCTCTTGATAAGTTCTTCGCTCGTAAAGACACATTAAGTCTTGGTATCTGTAATGGCTGTCAGTTAATGATTGAATTAGGATTAATTAATCCAGAACATGAGAAGAAAGCAAAGATGCTGCATAACAGCTCTCATAAGTTCGAATCATGCTTTGTGGGAGTTACTATTCCAACCAATCGCAGCGTAATGTTTAATTCATTAAGCGGATCAAAACTTGGTATTTGGGTAGCTCACGGAGAAGGCAAGTTCTCATTACCTTATGAGGAAGATAAATATAATGTAGTAGCAACATACTCTTATGATGAATATCCGGGTAATCCAAATGGTTCTGATTACAGCGTAGCAGCTCTAGCTTCAGAAGACGGACGCCACTTGGCTATGATGCCTCACCTGGAACGCGCAATCTTCCCTTGGCAGAATGCATATTATCCGGCCGACAGAATAAATAGCGATCAGATCACTCCATGGATGGAAGCATTTGTTAATGCTCGTAAATGGGTTGAAGAACATAAATAA
- a CDS encoding LysE family transporter — MLAIEVTILDLLIKGFIIGVVVSAPLGPVGVLCIQRTLNKGRWYGFVTGLGASLSDIAYALLTGYGMSFIFDFISANQFYLQLLGSIVLFVFGVYTFRSNPVNSLRPASPSKGTYLHNFITAFAVTLSNPLIIFLFIGLFARFTFIAPQIHLYEKIVGYLSIALGAFTWWFLITFIVSKLRTRFNVRGIWVINRTIGVVVMVLSVLGLIFTFFGKPLY; from the coding sequence ATGTTAGCTATAGAAGTAACGATATTAGATCTGTTGATAAAAGGATTTATCATTGGAGTGGTGGTTTCTGCTCCATTAGGCCCTGTTGGAGTGCTGTGTATTCAACGTACTCTGAATAAAGGGCGATGGTATGGATTTGTTACCGGTTTGGGTGCATCATTAAGTGATATTGCTTATGCATTATTAACTGGTTATGGGATGAGTTTTATCTTTGACTTTATTTCTGCAAATCAGTTTTATCTGCAGCTGCTGGGTAGTATAGTGCTTTTTGTTTTTGGAGTATATACTTTCAGAAGCAATCCGGTTAACTCATTACGGCCTGCATCTCCTTCCAAAGGAACCTATTTACATAATTTTATTACTGCTTTTGCGGTAACACTCTCTAATCCACTTATAATATTCCTTTTTATAGGACTTTTTGCACGCTTTACCTTTATTGCACCACAAATACATCTGTATGAAAAAATAGTAGGCTATTTGTCAATTGCTCTGGGTGCATTCACGTGGTGGTTTTTAATAACATTTATAGTAAGCAAATTGCGTACAAGATTCAATGTAAGAGGTATATGGGTTATTAACCGTACAATAGGAGTAGTGGTAATGGTACTATCTGTTCTTGGATTGATTTTTACTTTCTTTGGAAAACCACTTTACTAA
- the rfbD gene encoding dTDP-4-dehydrorhamnose reductase: MKNILITGANGQLGNEMRLLSSENNQYNYFFTDVQELDICDEHAIQEFVTENQIDVIVNCAAYTAVDKAEDNADLCRKLNAVAPGYLAKAAESRGAAMIQVSTDYVFNGTNHVPYTEEEPTCPASVYGNTKLEGEQNVMSNCSKAIVIRTAWLYSTFGNNFVKTMIRLGKERESMGVVFDQIGTPTYARDLAKAIYAAINKGIVPGIYHFSNEGVCSWYDFTLAIHRIAGISTCKVGPLHTADYPAKAARPHYSVLDKTKIKKTFDIEIPHWEVSLQECINDIN; encoded by the coding sequence ATGAAAAATATATTGATAACCGGTGCCAATGGTCAATTAGGCAATGAAATGCGTTTGCTTTCTTCGGAAAACAATCAATACAACTATTTTTTTACAGACGTACAAGAACTTGATATTTGTGATGAACATGCTATACAAGAGTTTGTTACTGAAAACCAAATCGATGTAATTGTGAATTGTGCAGCATATACAGCTGTAGATAAGGCGGAAGATAATGCTGATTTATGCAGGAAACTGAATGCTGTTGCTCCTGGATATCTTGCTAAGGCTGCAGAAAGCAGAGGAGCTGCTATGATTCAGGTTTCAACAGACTATGTTTTTAATGGAACCAATCACGTTCCATATACTGAAGAAGAACCAACTTGTCCGGCTTCTGTTTACGGAAATACAAAATTAGAAGGCGAACAGAATGTTATGAGTAATTGCTCAAAAGCAATTGTGATTAGAACAGCCTGGCTTTACTCTACCTTTGGAAACAACTTTGTAAAGACTATGATTCGACTTGGCAAGGAAAGAGAATCTATGGGAGTTGTTTTTGATCAGATAGGTACGCCAACTTATGCGCGTGATCTTGCCAAAGCAATTTATGCAGCTATTAATAAAGGTATTGTTCCGGGTATTTACCACTTTAGCAATGAAGGCGTTTGTTCATGGTACGATTTTACACTTGCCATTCATCGTATAGCCGGAATCAGCACATGCAAAGTGGGTCCTCTTCACACGGCCGATTATCCTGCAAAAGCGGCACGCCCTCATTATTCTGTATTAGATAAAACAAAAATAAAAAAGACTTTTGATATTGAAATCCCTCATTGGGAGGTGAGCTTACAAGAGTGCATAAATGATATTAATTAA
- a CDS encoding DUF5723 family protein has translation MKLRLQIIILFLLAGGASTNILAQTLNSSYFLEGATFRHQLNPAFMGERNYISIPLLGNINVGTSSNIGLTDFIYKYNDPESKYDLTTFMSSSVSREEFLGNLKTNNQINTNFGLTILSAGFHAWGGFNTIELGVKSNSSVNLPYELFNFMKTGMDQDIYHIKNFAANSNNYVELALGHAHEINDRLTIGAKLKFLVGGANVDTKIDQMDVELTGDKWQIMANGTINTSVGGGYYKKMAENPDEITGFDVENNTGPAGYGVGIDLGATYKIGDNLILSASVLDLGFINWKNSLKGVTHNNEPFTFDGFNNIAVDPEDGDPNSIDEQLENMKDDLEDMTKFYDEGTVSRTTTLASTVNFGAEYLFLNDKMSLGALTTTHINKPYTWSQAMAALNMRPARWLDASVNYSYSTFGSNLGWMLNFHPKGFTFFVGSDRMITNVTPQYIPTNNFNTNICFGFNITFGRSRN, from the coding sequence ATGAAATTGCGTTTACAAATCATTATATTGTTCCTTTTAGCCGGAGGAGCATCAACAAATATTCTGGCACAAACATTGAATTCTTCCTATTTCCTCGAAGGGGCAACTTTTCGTCATCAGTTGAATCCAGCTTTTATGGGTGAGAGAAATTATATCAGTATACCTTTGCTTGGAAATATAAATGTGGGGACTAGCAGTAATATTGGACTTACTGATTTTATCTATAAATACAATGATCCGGAAAGTAAATACGATCTGACTACTTTCATGAGTTCGTCTGTGTCCCGGGAAGAATTTCTTGGCAACTTAAAGACAAACAATCAGATTAATACAAATTTCGGACTAACAATCCTTTCTGCCGGCTTTCATGCATGGGGCGGATTTAATACCATTGAGCTTGGAGTAAAGTCTAATAGTTCGGTGAACTTGCCATACGAACTATTCAATTTTATGAAAACCGGTATGGATCAGGATATTTATCACATTAAAAACTTTGCTGCTAATTCAAATAATTATGTTGAACTGGCATTGGGGCATGCACATGAAATTAATGATCGGTTAACAATTGGTGCTAAATTGAAATTCCTGGTTGGTGGTGCCAATGTTGATACTAAAATAGATCAGATGGATGTTGAACTGACTGGCGATAAATGGCAGATAATGGCTAATGGAACAATAAACACTTCTGTTGGAGGAGGTTATTATAAAAAAATGGCTGAGAATCCCGATGAGATTACTGGTTTTGATGTAGAAAATAATACTGGCCCTGCAGGTTATGGAGTAGGAATCGATTTAGGAGCTACTTATAAAATTGGCGATAATCTTATATTGTCTGCCTCTGTGCTCGACCTTGGATTTATCAATTGGAAAAATAGTCTTAAGGGGGTAACCCATAATAATGAGCCCTTTACTTTTGATGGCTTTAACAACATAGCAGTAGATCCTGAAGATGGAGATCCTAATAGTATTGATGAACAGTTAGAAAATATGAAGGATGATCTTGAAGATATGACTAAGTTTTACGATGAAGGAACAGTAAGCCGCACAACAACGCTTGCTTCTACTGTAAACTTTGGAGCCGAATACTTATTTCTTAATGATAAAATGTCGTTAGGAGCATTAACAACTACTCACATAAATAAGCCTTATACCTGGAGTCAGGCTATGGCTGCATTAAATATGCGTCCGGCAAGATGGTTGGATGCTTCGGTTAACTATTCTTATTCAACTTTTGGTTCCAATCTTGGCTGGATGCTGAACTTTCATCCTAAAGGATTTACATTCTTTGTAGGATCCGATAGAATGATAACAAATGTTACCCCTCAATACATACCAACCAATAACTTTAATACAAATATTTGTTTTGGATTTAATATTACCTTTGGGCGTTCAAGAAACTAG